A genomic stretch from Desulfurococcaceae archaeon MEX13E-LK6-19 includes:
- a CDS encoding DUF401 family protein, producing MDSVAVLLLAITMLIVMLVLRIPLWIVFFVTAFTTALIAGGPSLLANIIWTTTTDPTTIDLVTIMFLIAVLVGNYRETGFIDKLGEELVAFFKKPVLSATLVPAILGLLPVPGGALMSAPIVDKVGDYMELDNVRKVFVNVWYRHIIFMIYPLSTLLILTATLTNTSIWVLITRQAPIALFMFVIGFIIGFPMLRSKSKTRTSYSVGSANKKILLKVFSPIIVAITIAVSTSRFLDYKLPLPINRVSMVLGVSMGIILLYLLSRIPRHKFMRTFYSKSTIELVLVGYGSMLLRGVFLSISVEDLASYIPGYINPLAVALMLPLFFSLVAGVPTSGIVLSIPIIQEVCSITPGIASMIYVSAFIGYLGSPLHLCYIYTAQYLNTPLMKTYKYMAPACMITLLFTFFLNAFYP from the coding sequence ACAGCTCTCATCGCTGGTGGACCAAGTCTTCTCGCCAATATAATTTGGACAACCACAACAGACCCGACTACAATAGATCTTGTCACAATAATGTTCTTGATAGCAGTGCTAGTTGGGAACTATAGGGAGACTGGTTTCATCGACAAGCTCGGCGAGGAACTAGTAGCGTTCTTCAAGAAACCTGTTTTGTCGGCAACACTGGTGCCAGCAATACTTGGTCTACTCCCCGTGCCCGGCGGTGCATTGATGTCTGCCCCTATTGTCGACAAGGTTGGCGACTACATGGAGCTTGACAATGTGAGGAAAGTGTTTGTGAATGTCTGGTATAGACACATAATATTCATGATCTACCCGTTGAGTACATTATTGATACTAACAGCGACACTCACCAATACAAGCATATGGGTGCTCATAACAAGACAGGCACCTATAGCATTATTTATGTTCGTCATAGGCTTCATTATAGGCTTCCCTATGCTGAGATCTAAGAGTAAGACCAGGACAAGCTATAGTGTTGGCAGTGCTAACAAGAAGATTTTATTGAAAGTATTCTCCCCGATAATAGTGGCTATAACCATAGCTGTCTCCACATCCAGGTTCCTCGACTACAAACTACCGTTACCTATAAACAGAGTCTCCATGGTTCTCGGCGTTAGCATGGGGATAATACTATTGTACTTGTTGTCGAGAATACCTAGACATAAATTCATGAGAACCTTCTACTCCAAGAGCACAATAGAGCTGGTACTAGTTGGTTATGGTAGTATGCTTCTCCGCGGAGTCTTCCTGTCGATAAGTGTCGAGGACTTGGCAAGCTATATACCAGGCTACATTAACCCATTGGCTGTGGCACTAATGCTACCACTATTCTTCTCCCTAGTAGCAGGTGTCCCGACAAGCGGTATAGTACTATCTATACCAATTATACAGGAAGTATGCAGTATCACCCCAGGGATAGCATCAATGATCTATGTCTCAGCCTTCATAGGATATCTCGGCTCACCACTACACTTATGCTATATATACACAGCACAATATCTAAACACACCGTTAATGAAGACCTACAAATACATGGCACCAGCCTGCATGATAACCCTGTTATTTACATTCTTCTTAAACGCCTTCTACCCATAG
- a CDS encoding AAA family ATPase, producing the protein MQFVIGVKELDEAIGRALMKGATILIAGNPGTGKTTLAATICYNNALRGIPCAYITFHENKSRFISQMKSFNMDFEELEKKGLFRFYRFPLVTSPDLIGDLLEEINEIVKKGPGVIVIDSITPLGKIFERDIEARALLQNYFYNLANIIGGLVVLIAEVPLGKEVIALGDIEFTSDIAIILKHKIEKGLLVRLMEIRKVRGAPVKIAEVPFAIIDGVGLQVMTPPILSRIVPPKYDVEIKIPCKQLARELKHLHPGQYIYVAYQADAYNPYIMPLLLATITMNNLKTLVISYVRSPREAFAVFTSISTYEKEIREEQIKKLFGEDKIIVESINPASCSIEELNSLELQLIDKYQPEVVIFDGAEIPCLIHGFREPDKYFMYLRNQLLRFRDLGILTIRISALINEEIYRRESSIADVVLRFEYRERNGRLEPWLYLWKIGYDPIILGPDEVRNCMKECLNTLWGG; encoded by the coding sequence ATGCAGTTTGTTATAGGCGTTAAGGAGCTTGACGAAGCGATCGGTCGTGCACTAATGAAAGGAGCTACTATCCTCATTGCCGGTAATCCTGGTACCGGGAAGACTACACTTGCAGCCACAATATGCTATAATAACGCATTAAGAGGTATTCCCTGTGCCTACATAACATTTCATGAAAACAAAAGCAGATTCATAAGCCAGATGAAAAGCTTCAATATGGATTTTGAAGAGTTGGAGAAGAAAGGCCTATTCCGCTTCTATAGATTCCCGTTAGTGACGTCGCCTGACTTGATCGGCGACCTCCTAGAAGAAATAAACGAGATCGTGAAGAAAGGACCCGGCGTGATCGTGATAGACAGTATAACTCCGCTTGGGAAAATCTTTGAACGAGACATTGAAGCACGTGCTCTCCTACAGAACTACTTCTACAACCTCGCGAACATTATCGGCGGGCTCGTTGTATTGATAGCCGAGGTACCATTGGGCAAGGAGGTTATTGCCCTAGGAGACATAGAGTTCACAAGCGACATAGCGATCATACTTAAGCATAAGATTGAGAAAGGGCTCCTCGTAAGACTCATGGAGATCAGGAAAGTGCGTGGAGCACCAGTAAAAATAGCTGAGGTACCCTTCGCTATAATAGATGGTGTTGGACTCCAAGTAATGACTCCTCCGATACTTAGTAGAATTGTCCCCCCGAAATATGATGTTGAAATAAAGATCCCGTGTAAACAGCTTGCACGCGAACTCAAACACTTACATCCTGGACAATACATTTACGTAGCGTATCAGGCTGATGCCTACAACCCCTACATAATGCCCCTACTCCTCGCAACAATAACTATGAATAACCTAAAGACTCTAGTGATAAGCTACGTAAGATCCCCCAGAGAAGCCTTTGCAGTATTCACCTCGATATCAACTTATGAGAAGGAGATACGCGAGGAACAAATAAAGAAGCTGTTTGGCGAAGACAAGATCATTGTTGAATCAATAAACCCTGCAAGCTGTAGCATTGAAGAACTGAATTCACTTGAACTACAACTCATTGATAAGTATCAACCCGAAGTAGTGATCTTTGATGGAGCAGAAATACCATGTCTCATCCACGGGTTCAGGGAACCAGACAAGTACTTCATGTACTTGAGAAACCAGCTATTGAGATTCAGGGATCTAGGGATACTCACCATCAGGATCTCAGCTCTAATAAACGAAGAGATCTATAGGAGAGAGAGCAGTATCGCCGATGTAGTATTACGTTTCGAGTATCGCGAGAGAAACGGAAGACTTGAGCCATGGCTTTACCTATGGAAAATAGGATACGATCCAATAATCCTTGGGCCAGATGAGGTCAGGAATTGTATGAAAGAATGTTTAAACACCCTATGGGGTGGGTGA
- a CDS encoding methyltransferase domain-containing protein, with protein MRLVTREEYLDYIREHDSIVIEDQVVPLKPITIDRLEPDEDEDQPTDTTVWSFPKRGSWATHKGDYRGNWAPQIPRALIQMYSNPGEVVLDQMVGSGTTCIEARLLGRNCIGIDINYAAIMLSHHRLYYLEEYAKNNPDNEWSRNVLSTWTKLYHGDARNLEEIEDESIDLIATHPPYFNIIRYTKKVEGDLSKTRKLEEYLSWMSDVAREAYRVLKPGRYCAVLIGDTRIRRHYVPISHYVLRVFLKQGFILKEEIIKIQHKMKTTREVWRKLKKRDFLLIYHEKLYVFKKPGSEEDLKTHKYSGFLEDIS; from the coding sequence TTGAGGCTTGTTACTAGGGAAGAATACCTCGATTATATTCGTGAGCACGACAGTATTGTTATTGAAGACCAGGTTGTTCCATTAAAGCCCATTACCATAGATAGGCTTGAACCTGATGAAGACGAGGACCAGCCCACTGATACTACTGTATGGAGTTTCCCTAAGAGGGGCTCTTGGGCTACACACAAAGGAGACTATAGAGGCAACTGGGCTCCACAAATACCACGTGCACTAATACAAATGTATAGTAATCCCGGTGAAGTAGTTCTAGACCAGATGGTTGGAAGCGGGACAACATGTATTGAAGCACGTCTCCTCGGGCGAAACTGTATTGGCATCGATATAAACTATGCCGCCATAATGCTCTCTCACCATAGACTCTACTACCTCGAGGAATACGCCAAGAACAATCCCGACAACGAGTGGTCTAGAAACGTGTTGTCAACCTGGACGAAACTATATCACGGTGATGCACGTAACCTTGAAGAAATAGAGGATGAGTCAATAGATCTCATAGCAACCCACCCTCCTTATTTCAATATTATAAGGTATACTAAGAAAGTTGAAGGAGATCTCTCGAAGACCAGGAAACTAGAAGAATACCTATCGTGGATGAGTGATGTAGCAAGAGAAGCATACCGTGTTTTGAAGCCAGGAAGATACTGTGCCGTACTTATAGGTGATACGAGGATTCGCAGACACTATGTCCCAATATCCCATTATGTTCTAAGAGTGTTCTTGAAACAAGGCTTCATACTAAAAGAAGAGATCATAAAGATACAGCATAAAATGAAGACAACCAGGGAAGTTTGGAGGAAGCTTAAGAAAAGAGATTTCCTCCTGATCTACCATGAGAAGCTATATGTGTTCAAAAAACCTGGCAGCGAAGAAGACTTGAAGACACATAAGTACAGTGGGTTTCTTGAAGATATAAGCTAG
- a CDS encoding DEAD/DEAH box helicase produces the protein MKVDRLVDYGFPVDVVEILRKRGINEFNPVQEKAIEAGLFSGKNILVSSPTASGKTLIAELALVKAFLEGKMGVYLTPLKALASEKYEEFKVWESIGAKIGISTGDYESPGEYLGRYNIVVATYERFDSLLRLKPWWLRRVGVVVIDELHMVSDGERGPVLEMIIARIKMMDNVQLIGLSATIGNSLELSRWLGAELVNIDWRPVKLVEGVYDRKAKAIFFSDGRVEKIVHRLSNNILSVVLQSITNGYQVLVFIHNRKRTENYAAELVNHMNLLEHTLDKKRLGEYVEKLKQESPSRMEAEKLGNLIMHGVAYHHAGLSMAARRIVEEAFRERLIKAVFATPTLAAGVNLPARRVIVSIKRYDPSSRRNRDIPVFEYKQMAGRAGRPKYDPYGEAIIIDAGKREEGFKKYVYGRLEPVESKLASERALRIHVLALIAGGEAPSLDALLRVMENTLFYHQFRSKRYLEAKIERIVEDLWEWGMIERRSNMLLPTEIGRIITHTYLDPLTGYEFLEKMKGQDKPGVLRLLHIIASTPDYLRSRPYITASVMDKFEEEAWEQASRELIPVPPDDEADYVYWLQAYVHARMLYDWINEASEDTISQRYGVGPGDIYSARDTAAWIASGLSRIARVAGLGEASMALEKLSIRLEYGVREDALELIKLEGIGRVRARTLIRAGINSLEKLAKTPSRVLVRLPGFGPKIVESIKKQLADMGYSVVD, from the coding sequence TTGAAAGTAGACAGGCTTGTCGACTATGGGTTCCCTGTGGATGTTGTAGAGATTCTTAGGAAGCGTGGTATAAACGAGTTCAACCCCGTCCAGGAGAAAGCTATTGAGGCAGGGTTGTTTAGTGGCAAGAATATTCTTGTCTCATCGCCAACCGCTAGTGGTAAGACGCTTATAGCGGAGCTAGCGCTTGTCAAGGCTTTTCTTGAAGGCAAGATGGGTGTTTACTTGACTCCACTGAAGGCTCTTGCAAGCGAGAAATACGAGGAGTTCAAGGTTTGGGAGAGTATTGGCGCGAAAATAGGTATATCGACTGGCGACTACGAGTCTCCCGGTGAATACCTTGGTAGATACAATATTGTTGTAGCTACCTACGAGAGATTCGATTCACTCCTCAGACTCAAGCCATGGTGGCTCAGGAGAGTCGGTGTTGTTGTTATCGACGAGCTCCACATGGTTAGTGATGGAGAGCGGGGCCCTGTTCTCGAAATGATTATCGCTAGGATAAAAATGATGGACAACGTGCAGTTGATAGGATTATCGGCAACCATAGGCAACTCCCTAGAGTTATCACGGTGGCTTGGAGCAGAGCTCGTTAACATTGACTGGAGGCCAGTCAAGCTTGTTGAGGGTGTTTATGACAGGAAAGCCAAGGCAATATTCTTTAGTGATGGGCGTGTCGAGAAGATTGTCCATAGGCTATCAAATAACATACTGAGCGTGGTACTCCAGAGTATTACAAACGGGTACCAGGTACTAGTCTTCATCCATAACAGGAAGAGGACAGAAAACTATGCAGCCGAGCTAGTGAACCACATGAACCTCCTCGAGCACACTCTCGACAAGAAGCGTCTCGGAGAGTATGTTGAGAAGCTGAAACAGGAGTCTCCCAGCCGTATGGAGGCTGAGAAACTAGGCAATCTCATCATGCACGGCGTGGCTTACCACCATGCAGGGCTTAGTATGGCTGCTCGCCGTATAGTCGAGGAAGCTTTCCGTGAACGATTAATAAAAGCTGTTTTCGCCACACCAACACTCGCAGCTGGCGTCAACTTGCCGGCACGACGTGTAATAGTTTCCATCAAGAGATACGACCCTAGTAGCCGTAGGAACCGGGATATACCAGTATTCGAGTACAAGCAGATGGCTGGACGCGCTGGTAGACCAAAATACGATCCCTATGGCGAGGCGATTATAATTGATGCTGGCAAGAGGGAAGAGGGCTTCAAGAAGTATGTTTATGGCCGTCTCGAGCCCGTGGAAAGCAAGCTTGCCAGCGAGAGAGCTCTGAGGATACATGTCCTAGCGCTTATTGCTGGCGGCGAGGCGCCTAGTCTCGATGCTCTGCTCAGGGTTATGGAGAACACGTTGTTCTACCACCAGTTCAGGAGTAAGAGGTATCTTGAGGCGAAAATAGAGAGGATTGTGGAGGACCTATGGGAGTGGGGTATGATCGAGCGTAGGAGCAATATGTTGTTGCCAACAGAAATAGGCAGGATTATAACACATACATACCTCGACCCGTTAACAGGCTATGAGTTCCTGGAGAAAATGAAGGGGCAGGACAAGCCTGGTGTGCTAAGACTACTCCACATTATAGCTAGTACGCCCGATTATTTGAGGAGCAGACCCTACATTACCGCCTCGGTTATGGATAAGTTTGAAGAGGAGGCTTGGGAACAGGCTTCACGCGAGCTAATACCTGTCCCGCCCGACGACGAGGCTGATTATGTTTATTGGCTCCAAGCATATGTTCATGCACGCATGCTTTATGACTGGATCAATGAAGCAAGCGAGGACACTATAAGCCAGAGATACGGTGTCGGCCCAGGTGATATCTACTCGGCTAGAGACACAGCGGCATGGATAGCCTCGGGTCTCTCCAGGATAGCCAGGGTGGCTGGGCTTGGTGAAGCCTCGATGGCTCTAGAGAAGTTATCGATTAGACTAGAGTATGGTGTACGTGAAGACGCTCTAGAATTGATTAAACTAGAGGGTATAGGACGTGTTAGAGCAAGAACGCTGATCAGGGCAGGGATTAATAGTCTCGAGAAACTAGCCAAGACACCCAGCCGTGTCCTGGTTAGACTACCTGGTTTCGGGCCCAAGATAGTTGAGTCCATAAAGAAGCAGCTAGCTGACATGGGGTATAGTGTTGTCGACTAG